From a single Clostridium isatidis genomic region:
- a CDS encoding NAD(P)/FAD-dependent oxidoreductase, with protein sequence MIYHDLIIVGGGASGLMAAITAKDYGLDVAIIEATDRIGKKILTTGNGRCNISNKGISSPFINYHSENNNFFINTLTSFTVEDTENFFLTLGLPIIELQNKKLYPKSLQASSVVDIFRLALEDKNIPLYTSCKIKDIHKNKRFILSTDNDEYKLFTCNKLVLACGGKSAVKTGSDGSGYNLAKSLGHSLIEPIPGIVQLKLDAPYLKSISGVKFDGYATLLVNNEAIRKEFGEILFTDYGISGPPILQISGLASRSFSKNEKVEIVVDMMPKESKEYLSDFIENHLAVFSYRSISNALIGIINKKLIPTILKCAGIQNIHTPCYELTWKEKNNLINLLKEWKFTCIGTNGFNQAQVTIGGVNTKEVNPNTLESKIVKDLYFCGEILDVDGDCGGFNLQWAWSSGHFVAESIYTSIQNKK encoded by the coding sequence ATGATATATCATGATTTAATTATAGTTGGTGGTGGTGCTTCTGGACTTATGGCTGCCATAACCGCAAAAGATTATGGTTTAGATGTTGCTATTATAGAAGCTACTGATCGAATAGGAAAAAAAATTCTTACAACTGGTAATGGAAGATGTAACATTTCTAATAAAGGTATTTCTTCTCCATTTATAAATTACCATAGTGAGAATAATAACTTTTTTATTAATACTCTAACTTCATTTACCGTTGAGGATACAGAGAACTTTTTTCTAACTTTAGGTTTACCTATTATAGAACTTCAAAATAAAAAATTATATCCAAAATCATTACAAGCTTCTTCTGTTGTGGATATTTTTAGATTAGCACTAGAAGATAAAAACATACCTTTATACACAAGCTGCAAAATAAAAGATATCCACAAGAATAAGAGATTTATTTTATCCACAGATAATGATGAATATAAGTTATTCACATGTAACAAATTGGTTTTAGCTTGTGGAGGAAAATCTGCTGTAAAAACAGGTTCAGATGGGTCAGGTTATAATTTAGCAAAATCCCTTGGCCATAGCTTAATTGAACCTATACCTGGTATTGTTCAACTAAAACTTGATGCTCCTTATTTAAAATCTATTTCTGGAGTTAAGTTTGATGGATATGCAACTTTACTTGTAAATAATGAAGCCATACGAAAGGAATTTGGTGAAATCCTATTTACCGATTATGGAATATCTGGTCCACCAATTCTTCAAATATCAGGCTTGGCATCAAGATCATTTTCAAAAAATGAAAAGGTTGAAATTGTAGTTGATATGATGCCAAAGGAAAGTAAAGAATATTTATCTGATTTTATTGAAAATCATCTAGCTGTATTTTCCTATAGATCAATATCTAATGCTCTAATTGGAATAATAAATAAAAAGCTTATTCCTACTATTCTGAAATGTGCAGGAATACAAAATATACATACTCCTTGTTATGAGCTAACTTGGAAAGAAAAAAATAATTTAATTAATTTATTAAAAGAATGGAAATTTACTTGTATCGGTACTAATGGATTTAATCAAGCTCAAGTTACAATTGGAGGAGTTAACACAAAAGAAGTTAATCCAAACACCCTAGAATCAAAAATAGTTAAGGACTTATACTTCTGTGGTGAAATATTAGACGTGGATGGAGATTGTGGTGGTTTTAATCTCCAATGGGCTTGGAGCTCAGGTCACTTCGTTGCAGAAAGCATTTATACCAGCATACAAAACAAAAAATAA
- a CDS encoding dUTP diphosphatase translates to MEILSFFQKQKDRNKEIIIDNTLSEYKIRTRKHLELHTKISSLAEETKCYKYWISDDVEINYSKIFQKYLDCFNHIIGIGIDKNYDNIEDITVKPNDYCLSDQFFNLFIDLNDLIISPSEDHFITLMEDFLSLGISLGYSEEQIKKALINQ, encoded by the coding sequence ATGGAAATATTATCGTTTTTTCAAAAACAAAAAGATAGGAATAAGGAAATTATTATTGATAATACCTTAAGCGAATATAAAATTCGCACAAGAAAACATTTAGAGTTACATACAAAAATAAGTTCTCTAGCTGAAGAGACTAAGTGTTATAAATACTGGATTTCTGATGATGTTGAAATTAATTATTCTAAGATATTTCAAAAATACTTAGATTGCTTTAATCACATAATAGGCATTGGTATTGATAAAAATTATGATAATATTGAAGATATTACCGTTAAGCCTAATGATTATTGTCTAAGTGATCAGTTTTTTAATTTATTTATAGATTTAAATGACTTAATAATATCTCCATCAGAAGATCACTTTATTACTCTTATGGAAGATTTCTTAAGCCTTGGAATTTCCTTAGGCTATTCAGAAGAGCAAATTAAAAAGGCCCTAATAAATCAATGA
- a CDS encoding DUF1858 domain-containing protein, whose product MISKDMTIGEIIRNNPDSVEILMAFGMGCVGCPSAQGETLEEAAAVHGLNLEGLLAELNK is encoded by the coding sequence ATGATAAGCAAAGATATGACTATAGGAGAAATAATAAGAAATAATCCTGATTCTGTTGAAATACTAATGGCATTTGGTATGGGATGCGTTGGTTGTCCGTCAGCACAAGGAGAAACATTAGAAGAGGCAGCTGCTGTTCATGGATTAAATTTAGAAGGCTTATTAGCAGAACTTAATAAATAA
- a CDS encoding ATP-binding protein produces MIKGYQKELSLIYENIRLEEQKKLEIRRKEIEEKYPEILEFDNLIQKKSLNLTLSILKGISEEEIKNIREEITDLRFKKYEALVAKGYDPEYLNLRYQCQKCKDQGFIGNKRCSCYKQKLINLYYKDSDLKENLKTNNFNNLDLSLFPNYKISDDKYTPRRNIENIVKYFKEEFIPNFNNMDENILFYGNSGTGKTFLSCCIAKELLDNGHLVVYRTIDELIKNLREIIFENNHELEDLLINCDFLIIDDLGAEQITDFSTTEFFNLLNKKLLKKKKMLVSTNLSLSDISKIYTERISSRLLGNFKLYKFYSEDIRIQLNLKKR; encoded by the coding sequence ATGATTAAAGGTTATCAGAAAGAATTATCATTAATCTATGAAAATATAAGATTAGAAGAACAAAAAAAATTAGAAATTAGACGTAAAGAAATTGAAGAGAAATATCCTGAGATTCTAGAGTTTGATAATTTAATTCAAAAAAAATCTCTTAATCTCACCTTATCTATATTAAAAGGAATAAGCGAAGAAGAAATAAAGAATATTAGAGAAGAGATAACTGATTTAAGATTCAAAAAATATGAAGCTTTAGTTGCTAAAGGTTATGATCCTGAATATTTAAATCTTAGGTATCAATGTCAAAAGTGTAAAGATCAAGGCTTCATAGGAAATAAAAGATGTTCTTGTTACAAACAGAAATTAATAAATCTTTATTATAAAGATTCCGATCTAAAAGAAAACCTTAAGACTAATAACTTTAATAATTTAGATCTTTCGCTATTCCCTAATTATAAGATTAGTGATGATAAGTATACTCCAAGAAGGAATATTGAAAATATAGTGAAATATTTTAAGGAAGAATTTATACCTAATTTCAATAACATGGATGAAAATATTTTATTTTATGGCAATTCTGGTACTGGTAAAACATTTTTAAGCTGCTGTATTGCGAAGGAACTTTTAGATAATGGTCACCTAGTAGTTTACAGAACAATTGATGAATTAATAAAAAATTTAAGAGAAATAATCTTTGAAAATAATCATGAACTAGAAGATCTACTAATAAATTGTGATTTCCTAATAATCGATGACTTAGGAGCTGAACAGATAACAGATTTCTCTACTACAGAATTTTTTAATCTTTTAAATAAAAAATTATTAAAGAAAAAGAAAATGCTTGTATCAACTAACTTATCTCTATCTGATATAAGTAAAATCTATACTGAGAGGATTTCTTCAAGATTACTTGGAAACTTTAAATTATATAAATTTTATTCAGAAGATATAAGAATTCAATTAAATTTAAAGAAAAGATAA
- the lonC gene encoding Lon family ATP-dependent protease, translating into MLDSDLSLDAQVNVINQILSNVLDEGAIRARTVRFKLQKYINSPDVFERIYALNVIASEGKGAKVVPTEEEVRGVLEDTIYYISEIIAKKYVQNKIETQVERALQERQDKYMDEVKMSIIKKQKGPENEKTKKKLERLKNLDAKKINKNIMSLLRPESFSEIIGQERAIKSLISKMSSPYPQHIILYGPPGVGKTSAARLALEEAKKLKFTPFGEESKFVEVDGTTLRWDPREITNPLLGSVHDPIYQGSKRDLAEIGVPEPKTGLVTEAHGGVLFIDEIGELDEILQNKLLKVLEDKRVEFSSSYYDPDDENVPQYIKYLFENGAPADFVLIGATTKDPSKINGALRSRCTEVYFEPLSSEDIKGIIENAAKKLGVELEDGVSELISRYTIEGRKAVNILADAYGYALYNSNEECKSITLKDVEEVISIGRYVPFEKIDYNKKPQVGHIYGLGVSGFIGSTLEIEAVAFESRKAGAGTIKFNDTAGSMAKDSVFNAASVIRRITDKDIKDYDIHVNVVGGGRIDGPSAGAAITVSIISALLNKPMRQDVAITGEISLRGEVKPVGGIFEKIYGARRKGIKLVIIPKDNEREIPLNLTDIEVKTVSNIEEVIDIVFENKLD; encoded by the coding sequence ATATTAGATAGTGATTTGTCCTTAGATGCACAGGTTAATGTAATAAATCAAATATTAAGTAATGTACTTGATGAAGGAGCCATTAGGGCAAGAACTGTAAGATTTAAGCTTCAAAAGTATATTAATTCACCAGATGTTTTCGAGAGAATTTATGCGCTTAATGTTATTGCTTCAGAAGGAAAGGGAGCAAAAGTAGTTCCTACTGAAGAAGAAGTAAGAGGAGTATTAGAAGACACTATTTATTATATTTCTGAAATTATAGCAAAAAAATATGTTCAAAATAAAATAGAAACACAAGTTGAAAGGGCCCTTCAAGAGAGACAAGATAAATATATGGATGAAGTTAAAATGTCCATAATTAAAAAACAAAAGGGACCTGAAAATGAAAAAACAAAGAAAAAATTAGAAAGATTAAAGAACTTAGATGCAAAAAAAATAAATAAGAATATTATGAGCCTCTTAAGACCAGAAAGTTTTTCAGAAATAATAGGTCAAGAGAGGGCGATAAAATCACTAATTTCCAAAATGTCTTCACCATATCCACAACACATAATTTTATATGGTCCACCTGGAGTTGGTAAGACCTCAGCAGCTAGATTAGCTTTAGAAGAAGCTAAAAAGCTAAAGTTTACTCCTTTTGGAGAAGAATCAAAATTTGTAGAGGTTGATGGAACTACTTTAAGATGGGATCCTAGAGAAATAACTAATCCATTATTAGGTTCTGTTCATGATCCTATATATCAAGGAAGTAAAAGAGACTTAGCGGAAATTGGAGTGCCAGAACCTAAGACAGGATTAGTAACAGAAGCTCATGGTGGAGTTTTATTTATTGATGAAATTGGAGAATTAGATGAAATACTTCAAAATAAGCTTTTAAAGGTATTAGAAGATAAAAGAGTTGAATTTTCTTCATCTTACTATGATCCAGATGATGAAAATGTTCCTCAATATATAAAATATCTATTTGAAAATGGAGCACCAGCAGATTTTGTTCTAATTGGAGCAACTACAAAGGATCCAAGTAAGATCAATGGAGCGTTAAGATCAAGATGTACAGAAGTATATTTTGAACCATTATCATCAGAAGATATTAAAGGTATTATTGAAAATGCTGCAAAGAAGCTTGGAGTTGAATTAGAAGATGGTGTTTCAGAACTCATAAGCCGATATACTATAGAGGGTAGAAAAGCTGTAAATATACTAGCAGATGCTTATGGTTATGCCTTATACAATTCTAATGAAGAATGTAAGAGTATAACACTTAAGGACGTAGAAGAGGTTATATCAATAGGAAGATATGTACCTTTTGAAAAAATAGATTATAACAAAAAGCCTCAAGTTGGACATATTTATGGACTCGGTGTAAGTGGTTTTATAGGTTCAACTTTAGAAATAGAGGCAGTAGCATTTGAATCAAGAAAGGCAGGAGCTGGAACAATAAAATTTAATGATACAGCAGGCTCTATGGCAAAAGATTCTGTATTTAATGCTGCATCAGTAATAAGAAGAATAACTGATAAAGATATTAAAGACTATGATATTCATGTAAATGTAGTAGGTGGAGGAAGAATAGATGGACCTTCTGCTGGAGCTGCAATAACAGTAAGTATTATTAGTGCTTTATTGAATAAGCCTATGAGACAAGATGTTGCAATAACAGGAGAAATATCATTAAGAGGAGAAGTAAAACCAGTTGGAGGAATATTTGAAAAAATATATGGTGCTAGAAGAAAGGGAATTAAGCTGGTTATAATTCCAAAAGATAATGAAAGAGAAATTCCTCTTAATTTAACAGATATTGAAGTGAAAACTGTAAGCAATATAGAAGAAGTAATTGATATAGTCTTTGAAAATAAGTTAGATTAA
- a CDS encoding acyl-[acyl-carrier-protein] thioesterase, whose product MGRKYSKKYEIYYYNVDSKLNCTMPVVLGILSDVGNKDSEDLGSGVNELLNKNMTWIFYNYDVKVKRYPKYGEKINVITQSIGFKKFYAVRNYEIIGEDGEKIVEGSATFLMLDIKKRRAMRIPKDQYAVYGEEGDMEGEFKLPRLSDFEEYDYEETFKVRYSDIDSNGHVNNTKYIEWSIESLPKNIVDNYMLEEIKVIFEKECRYGEEVKVLSKIIENEDGTLTIKHKVINSEGKELTKLEGKMKAINN is encoded by the coding sequence ATGGGAAGAAAATATAGCAAGAAATATGAAATTTATTATTATAATGTAGATAGCAAATTAAACTGCACAATGCCTGTAGTTCTTGGTATTTTATCAGATGTAGGAAATAAGGATTCGGAAGATTTAGGTTCAGGTGTTAATGAGCTATTAAATAAAAATATGACATGGATTTTTTATAATTATGATGTAAAAGTAAAAAGATATCCTAAGTATGGAGAAAAAATTAATGTTATAACTCAATCAATTGGATTTAAAAAGTTTTATGCAGTAAGAAATTATGAAATAATAGGTGAAGATGGAGAAAAAATAGTTGAGGGAAGTGCAACCTTTTTAATGTTAGATATTAAAAAAAGAAGAGCAATGAGAATACCTAAGGATCAGTATGCTGTATATGGTGAAGAAGGAGATATGGAAGGTGAATTTAAGCTTCCTAGATTGAGTGATTTTGAAGAGTACGATTATGAAGAAACATTTAAGGTGAGATATTCTGATATTGATTCTAATGGACATGTAAATAATACAAAATATATTGAATGGTCGATAGAAAGTTTACCTAAAAATATAGTTGATAATTATATGTTAGAAGAAATAAAGGTTATATTTGAAAAAGAATGTAGATATGGTGAAGAAGTAAAAGTACTATCAAAGATAATAGAAAATGAAGATGGAACCTTAACTATAAAACATAAGGTTATAAATTCAGAAGGTAAAGAATTAACAAAATTAGAAGGAAAAATGAAAGCCATTAATAATTAA
- a CDS encoding replicative DNA helicase produces MEGPIMRSLPQSLEAEQSVIGSMIIDKEAISKALEKLNEEDFYRDGHKVIFRAIKEMYSEDMAVDLVTLLEYLKSTEKLEKAGGVTYISEVTSSVITTANLDAYIKIVEDKSMLRKLIKSSTAIIEESYNKQDKVNEVIDFAQKKIFDITDTKNTSEYESLSTVLERGFLEIERLFNNRGAITGVGSGIRDLDAKTSGFQKGDMVLIAARPSMGKTTFALNIAEHAALVENKSVVIFSLEMSKEQLAYKLLCSEANVDMLKLRTGNLDDDDWERIARATGPLSKAKIFIDDTAGLSVMEMRSKCRKIKMEHGIDLILIDYLQLMSGSSGSESRQQEVSEISRSIKALAKEMQCPVIALSQLSRAPEQRADHRPMLSDLRESGSIEQDADLVMFLYRDEYYNKETEEKGIGECIIAKQRNGPVGTVKMAWIGSHSKFANLEMVYKE; encoded by the coding sequence ATGGAAGGGCCAATAATGAGAAGTTTGCCCCAAAGTCTAGAAGCTGAGCAATCTGTTATAGGTTCTATGATAATAGATAAGGAGGCAATATCTAAGGCTTTAGAAAAATTAAATGAAGAAGACTTCTATAGGGATGGACATAAGGTTATATTTAGGGCTATAAAAGAAATGTACTCAGAAGATATGGCTGTTGACTTAGTAACCTTGTTAGAATACTTAAAATCAACTGAAAAGCTAGAAAAAGCAGGGGGAGTAACATATATATCAGAGGTAACTTCGTCTGTTATAACTACAGCAAATTTAGATGCTTATATAAAGATAGTAGAAGATAAATCTATGTTAAGAAAATTAATAAAATCTTCTACTGCAATAATAGAAGAAAGTTATAATAAGCAAGATAAAGTAAATGAAGTTATTGATTTTGCTCAAAAGAAAATATTTGATATAACAGATACTAAGAATACTAGTGAATATGAAAGTTTATCAACTGTCTTAGAAAGAGGTTTTTTAGAAATAGAAAGACTTTTCAATAATAGAGGAGCCATAACTGGTGTAGGATCAGGAATAAGAGACTTAGATGCAAAAACATCTGGTTTTCAAAAGGGTGATATGGTACTAATTGCAGCTAGACCATCAATGGGGAAAACAACATTTGCATTAAATATAGCAGAACATGCTGCTTTAGTAGAAAATAAAAGTGTAGTTATATTTTCATTAGAAATGTCAAAGGAGCAATTAGCATATAAGTTATTATGTTCTGAGGCTAATGTAGATATGCTTAAGTTAAGAACTGGTAACTTAGATGATGATGATTGGGAAAGGATTGCAAGAGCTACAGGTCCTTTATCAAAGGCTAAAATATTCATTGATGATACTGCTGGATTAAGTGTAATGGAAATGAGATCAAAATGTAGAAAGATTAAAATGGAACATGGGATAGACTTAATTCTGATTGATTACCTTCAACTTATGAGTGGTAGTTCTGGAAGTGAAAGCAGGCAGCAAGAGGTATCTGAAATATCAAGATCAATAAAAGCATTAGCTAAGGAAATGCAATGTCCAGTTATAGCCTTATCACAATTGTCACGTGCTCCTGAGCAAAGAGCTGACCACAGACCAATGCTATCTGACTTAAGAGAATCTGGTTCTATAGAACAGGATGCTGACCTTGTAATGTTCTTATATAGAGACGAGTACTATAATAAAGAAACAGAAGAAAAAGGTATTGGTGAATGTATAATTGCAAAACAAAGAAATGGTCCTGTAGGAACTGTTAAAATGGCATGGATTGGTTCTCATAGTAAGTTTGCTAATTTAGAGATGGTTTATAAAGAATAA
- a CDS encoding DnaD domain protein, which yields MSTFMFKSKPSKFTPLSNIFIERYMPKARGEFIKVYILMLKYSYTGEIGVNTSILATILDLLESDIINALNYWNEEGVIKLTPIDKMGNFNIEFIDLTSENDASSNEINLLEELSNEANKGMIRDIEKLMGRPVSPSEITAYIQWKQDYNFSPELILLLINYCVSKGKNNYRYIEKVAIAWHELNIKTVEDAQNYIRKTEDKWGTYREILKFLGIRNTEIMKPQEDMLEKWTTVYSFSLDVIKKACDICFQRLNRADFKYIDGILSSWHKDNLKSLKDIEEKETAYKNSSSNKTYNNKTTTYNKSNLKFNNFKGRDYDYDSLEKKLLGWDKDD from the coding sequence ATGAGTACCTTTATGTTTAAATCAAAACCTTCAAAATTTACTCCTCTTAGTAATATTTTTATAGAAAGGTATATGCCCAAAGCCCGTGGAGAATTTATTAAGGTATATATTTTAATGCTTAAATATAGTTATACTGGAGAAATTGGAGTAAATACATCTATTTTAGCAACTATATTAGATCTTTTAGAATCAGATATAATAAATGCATTAAATTATTGGAATGAAGAAGGTGTTATTAAATTAACCCCTATCGACAAAATGGGAAACTTCAATATAGAATTTATTGATTTAACTTCAGAAAATGATGCAAGTAGTAATGAAATTAACTTGTTAGAAGAATTATCAAATGAAGCTAATAAGGGAATGATAAGAGATATAGAAAAGCTAATGGGAAGACCTGTTTCCCCATCTGAAATAACAGCATACATACAATGGAAACAAGATTATAATTTTTCTCCTGAGCTTATATTGCTATTGATAAATTATTGCGTATCTAAAGGAAAAAATAATTATAGATATATCGAAAAAGTTGCAATAGCTTGGCATGAACTTAATATAAAAACAGTAGAAGATGCTCAAAACTATATCAGAAAAACAGAAGACAAATGGGGAACTTATAGAGAAATACTCAAATTTTTAGGAATTAGAAATACAGAAATAATGAAACCTCAAGAAGATATGCTTGAAAAATGGACCACAGTTTATAGTTTCTCTTTAGATGTAATAAAAAAGGCTTGTGATATATGCTTCCAGAGATTAAATAGGGCAGATTTTAAATATATAGATGGAATACTATCTAGCTGGCATAAGGATAATCTTAAAAGCTTAAAAGATATTGAAGAAAAAGAAACTGCTTATAAAAATTCCTCTTCTAATAAGACTTATAATAATAAAACTACCACATATAATAAATCTAATTTAAAATTTAATAATTTTAAGGGCCGCGATTATGATTACGATTCCTTAGAAAAAAAATTGTTAGGATGGGATAAAGATGATTAA
- a CDS encoding DMT family transporter, whose protein sequence is MLAIIFAIISGISMTLQGVFNTNLEKKIGTWETALLSQGIAFIITLIVVFIWGKGDIKAIKTANKLYLLSGVLGVVIIFTVMKSIGAMGATIGIGTILTAQLLSAAIIDAMGLFETEKVAFSLNEFIGVALMITGIIVFKLKL, encoded by the coding sequence ATGTTAGCAATTATATTTGCAATAATTTCTGGAATATCCATGACTCTTCAGGGAGTATTTAACACTAACCTGGAAAAAAAGATTGGAACTTGGGAAACTGCTCTTTTATCTCAAGGAATAGCTTTTATCATTACTCTCATAGTTGTCTTTATTTGGGGCAAAGGAGATATAAAAGCTATTAAAACCGCTAATAAATTATATTTATTAAGTGGAGTCTTAGGAGTTGTAATCATATTTACTGTTATGAAAAGTATTGGTGCTATGGGTGCTACTATTGGAATTGGAACAATATTAACAGCTCAGCTTTTATCTGCTGCAATTATTGATGCAATGGGACTATTTGAAACAGAAAAAGTTGCTTTTAGCTTAAATGAGTTTATTGGCGTTGCTTTAATGATTACTGGCATAATAGTATTTAAACTTAAGCTGTAA
- a CDS encoding S8 family serine peptidase — MFFNNKKLDNNLKKYIDFNPNVKYRIIIKYKKFKDNIIRKINSYNGEFINAIEHCKIITARINSKGIKRLIEYPEIEFISFDEYFFLCGTSVTAANKIKLSSNSGLKGTGITIAIIDSGVYPHPDLTNPNNRIIKFVDLINGLNYPYDDNGHGTCIAGIISGNGNNSNGTYKGMAPNSNIICYKAFDKTGKGYISDILYSIDMIINEVEKTNTKILCMPFEMLNYNAFLQNLFSKLIAKAIAQNITCIVPSGSNKNIDGSITGIALCNDCITVSGYDSTYKPLPKSYTYSSVGPYKKSNKPNLCAACVDIVSLNSNTNYVSERDGIKLYPPKLNSSYKTFTGTSLAAAYVAGICALIYETNQNLTPKDVLSLLELSCEKLDIPDNCQGNGKININNIFKNEKK; from the coding sequence ATGTTTTTTAATAATAAAAAGTTAGATAATAACTTAAAAAAATATATTGATTTCAATCCAAATGTTAAATATAGAATAATTATTAAATATAAAAAATTTAAAGATAATATTATTAGAAAGATTAACTCCTACAATGGAGAATTTATAAATGCTATAGAGCACTGTAAAATAATAACTGCCCGTATCAATTCTAAAGGAATTAAAAGATTGATTGAATATCCTGAGATTGAATTTATATCCTTTGATGAATATTTCTTTCTTTGTGGTACAAGTGTAACAGCTGCAAACAAAATAAAATTATCTAGTAATAGCGGTTTAAAAGGTACTGGTATTACAATTGCAATAATAGATAGCGGAGTTTACCCACACCCTGACTTAACTAATCCTAATAACAGAATTATTAAATTTGTTGATTTAATTAATGGATTAAATTATCCATATGATGATAATGGACATGGAACATGTATTGCTGGAATAATTTCTGGAAATGGAAATAATTCTAATGGAACATATAAAGGTATGGCACCAAACTCTAACATAATATGTTATAAGGCTTTTGATAAAACCGGAAAGGGTTATATTTCAGATATACTTTATTCTATAGATATGATAATAAATGAAGTTGAAAAAACTAACACAAAAATTTTATGTATGCCTTTTGAGATGTTAAACTATAATGCCTTTTTGCAAAACTTATTTAGCAAATTAATTGCTAAGGCAATTGCTCAAAATATAACTTGCATTGTACCAAGTGGAAGCAATAAAAATATAGATGGATCAATTACAGGAATTGCCCTATGTAATGATTGTATAACTGTTTCAGGATATGATTCTACTTATAAACCTTTACCTAAATCTTATACTTATTCTTCTGTAGGTCCATATAAAAAATCAAATAAACCAAATTTATGCGCTGCTTGCGTTGACATTGTCTCTTTGAACTCAAATACAAACTATGTTTCTGAAAGAGATGGAATAAAGTTATATCCACCAAAACTTAACTCTTCTTACAAAACATTTACTGGAACTTCCTTAGCAGCAGCCTATGTTGCCGGAATATGTGCCCTAATTTATGAAACTAATCAAAATCTTACTCCAAAGGATGTACTATCCTTATTGGAATTATCTTGTGAAAAACTAGATATACCTGATAATTGCCAGGGAAATGGCAAAATCAATATAAATAATATCTTTAAAAATGAAAAAAAATAA
- a CDS encoding peptidoglycan DD-metalloendopeptidase family protein yields MKGEHMDTSSTSFNKIRMINIFITLIVLLLNINIKLVNAETVNNLNKDIGFYFIYNEGNFFDEIYKAITGKVTAYKINIDNQAIGYFSENTNFKNIKNLVLKYYLEDIRVNENLVLDFNIKGNINISKEKVYEEVIEEDVEIAKKIYELSKSNNITLSIKYLQENILEIKPSTIILPTEEMFLGESKTINGKPGIEKKVYEISLENNSEKSRKLVKDDIAKEAISTKIYRGTKNPYEYGIAFLNQPTRGGYLTSGYGERWESFHKGIDISGNIGDDVLAALEGEVVYAEYNDGGYGNLIILEHENNMKTFYGHLNDFYVKVGDKVNKGDVIGAIGNTGFSTGPHLHFELRVNNNPVDPYEYIIQ; encoded by the coding sequence ATGAAAGGAGAACATATGGATACGAGTTCGACGTCTTTTAATAAGATAAGAATGATTAATATATTTATAACATTAATTGTTCTTTTATTAAATATTAATATAAAACTTGTAAATGCAGAAACAGTTAATAATTTAAATAAGGATATAGGCTTTTATTTTATATATAATGAAGGAAATTTTTTTGATGAAATATATAAAGCTATAACAGGGAAAGTAACTGCTTATAAGATAAATATAGATAATCAAGCTATAGGATATTTTTCAGAAAATACAAATTTTAAAAATATAAAGAATTTAGTATTGAAATATTATTTAGAAGATATTAGAGTAAATGAAAATTTAGTATTAGATTTTAATATAAAGGGAAATATAAATATAAGCAAGGAAAAGGTATATGAAGAAGTAATTGAAGAAGATGTAGAAATTGCTAAAAAGATATATGAGTTATCAAAGAGCAATAATATAACTTTAAGTATAAAATACCTTCAAGAAAATATATTAGAAATAAAGCCTAGTACAATAATATTACCAACGGAGGAAATGTTTTTAGGAGAAAGTAAAACAATCAATGGGAAGCCAGGAATAGAAAAAAAGGTTTATGAAATTTCTTTAGAGAATAATAGTGAAAAATCTAGAAAGTTAGTAAAAGATGATATTGCTAAGGAAGCAATAAGTACAAAAATATATAGAGGAACAAAAAATCCATATGAATATGGAATAGCTTTTTTAAATCAACCTACTAGAGGAGGATATTTAACTTCTGGTTATGGAGAAAGGTGGGAATCTTTCCATAAGGGAATTGATATATCAGGTAATATTGGCGATGATGTTTTAGCGGCATTAGAAGGAGAAGTTGTTTATGCAGAATATAATGACGGTGGATATGGAAATTTAATAATACTTGAACATGAAAACAATATGAAGACTTTTTACGGTCATTTAAATGATTTTTACGTTAAAGTTGGAGATAAAGTTAATAAGGGTGATGTTATTGGAGCTATTGGAAATACAGGTTTTAGTACGGGGCCTCACTTACACTTTGAACTAAGAGTAAATAATAATCCAGTAGATCCATATGAATATATAATTCAATAA